From one Prochlorococcus marinus XMU1404 genomic stretch:
- a CDS encoding thylakoid membrane photosystem I accumulation factor, with the protein MKIIQWILITLIFLSPYKANASRDTNSYDGNIFPIYAGNGAIVPPQTTLQESLKNNRVSVLFFYLDDSSDSKAMAPIISGLDLIWRNSIDIIALTTDELQDREKSDLTNEPSNYWNGLIPQTIIFNSDGEVKYDQNGMINIDELNKVISELKGINIKDTEFSLESFNEYNSIISEKKD; encoded by the coding sequence TTAATCTTCTTAAGTCCGTATAAAGCGAATGCCTCTAGAGACACTAATAGTTACGATGGGAACATCTTTCCTATATATGCAGGCAATGGAGCAATAGTTCCTCCTCAGACAACTCTTCAGGAATCATTAAAAAATAATAGAGTCTCAGTTTTATTTTTTTATCTTGATGACAGTTCTGATAGCAAAGCTATGGCTCCGATAATATCCGGTTTAGATTTGATATGGAGAAATAGTATAGATATTATTGCTTTAACTACAGATGAATTACAAGATAGAGAAAAGTCTGATCTCACAAATGAACCGAGTAATTATTGGAATGGGTTAATACCACAAACCATTATTTTTAATAGTGATGGCGAAGTTAAATATGATCAAAATGGAATGATTAATATCGATGAATTAAACAAAGTTATAAGCGAACTAAAAGGAATTAACATTAAAGATACTGAATTTTCCTTAGAAAGTTTTAATGAATACAACAGTATAATTTCTGAAAAAAAAGATTAA